The following coding sequences are from one Enterococcus sp. 4G2_DIV0659 window:
- a CDS encoding sugar transferase → MSRKIKLYERFFKRLLDIVLSLLSLIALAPVIVVVAILIKIKIGGPVIFAQARPGLNEKIFLMYKFKTMTNEKDEYGNLLSDELRVTKFGNLLRSTSLDELPELWNVLKGDMSIIGPRPLLCEYLPLYSLEQRKRHDVRPGISGLAQVSGRNAISWEKKFQLDCLYIEKITFWNDLKILLFTVKKVFQREDISSKSHVTMEKFEGSKNL, encoded by the coding sequence GTGAGTAGGAAAATAAAATTATATGAGCGTTTTTTTAAAAGATTATTAGACATAGTTCTTTCTTTATTAAGTTTGATTGCGCTAGCACCTGTAATAGTTGTAGTAGCAATTTTAATCAAAATTAAAATTGGTGGTCCAGTTATATTTGCGCAAGCGCGTCCTGGATTGAATGAAAAGATTTTTTTAATGTATAAGTTTAAAACAATGACTAATGAAAAAGATGAATATGGAAATTTATTATCAGATGAATTAAGAGTAACAAAATTTGGAAATTTACTAAGATCTACAAGTTTGGACGAATTACCTGAGTTATGGAATGTTTTAAAAGGTGATATGTCCATAATTGGTCCACGACCACTACTTTGTGAGTATTTACCATTGTATAGTTTAGAACAAAGAAAGAGACACGATGTTCGCCCAGGTATATCTGGCTTAGCTCAAGTTAGCGGTAGAAATGCAATTAGTTGGGAAAAAAAGTTTCAATTAGATTGCTTATATATTGAAAAAATCACCTTTTGGAATGATTTAAAAATACTATTGTTTACAGTGAAAAAAGTTTTTCAACGTGAGGATATTTCTTCAAAATCTCATGTCACTATGGAAAAATTTGAAGGTAGTAAGAATCTATGA
- a CDS encoding DegT/DnrJ/EryC1/StrS family aminotransferase, with the protein MNHRILLSSPHMSEEGYEEKYVKEAFDTNWIAPLGKNVDKFEQELAEYVSIKNAAALSSGTAAIHLALKAAGVGEGDIVICQSLTFSASANPIIYQGAIPVFVDSDYDSWNMNPENLRSALEKYPHAKAVILVHLYGLAARLDEIISICEEYNVILIEDAAESLGTTYKGKATGTFGKYGIYSFNGNKIITTSSGGMLVSNDEERIRKARFWATQSRDEAIHYQHSELGFNYRMSNVLAGIGRGQLKVLDDRIQKKRYINAFYRKELSECSEISFMPENNWNQPNFWLSVITLKDFSSGYLIKELEKNNIETRPIWKPMHLQPFFKKYDYIGGKVSEELFNTGVCLPSDSKMTDEDLFKVVRIIKKVMTGCE; encoded by the coding sequence ATGAATCATAGGATTTTGTTGTCTTCCCCTCATATGAGTGAGGAAGGGTATGAAGAAAAATATGTAAAAGAAGCTTTTGATACTAACTGGATTGCTCCGTTGGGGAAGAATGTGGATAAATTTGAACAAGAATTGGCTGAGTATGTTAGCATCAAAAATGCTGCTGCTCTTTCTTCTGGAACTGCAGCAATACATTTAGCTTTAAAAGCCGCTGGTGTTGGTGAAGGTGATATTGTTATATGTCAATCATTAACATTTTCTGCAAGTGCTAACCCAATTATTTATCAAGGGGCTATTCCAGTATTTGTAGATAGTGATTATGATAGCTGGAATATGAACCCAGAAAATTTAAGAAGTGCTTTGGAAAAATATCCTCATGCAAAAGCTGTTATACTAGTTCATTTGTATGGTTTAGCTGCTCGCCTTGATGAAATAATTTCAATTTGTGAAGAATATAATGTTATTTTAATAGAAGATGCGGCAGAGTCTTTGGGAACAACATACAAAGGGAAAGCTACAGGAACTTTTGGGAAATATGGTATTTATTCATTTAATGGTAATAAAATCATAACTACTTCAAGTGGTGGGATGTTAGTGTCTAATGATGAGGAACGAATAAGAAAGGCTAGATTTTGGGCCACTCAATCTAGAGACGAAGCTATACATTATCAACATAGTGAACTAGGATTTAATTATCGCATGAGTAATGTTCTGGCTGGAATTGGTAGAGGTCAGCTGAAAGTATTGGATGACAGGATTCAGAAAAAGAGATATATCAATGCTTTCTATCGGAAAGAATTGTCGGAGTGTAGCGAAATTTCTTTTATGCCAGAAAATAATTGGAATCAGCCTAATTTTTGGTTGAGTGTAATTACATTAAAAGACTTTAGCTCTGGATATTTAATAAAAGAACTAGAAAAAAACAATATTGAGACCAGACCTATTTGGAAACCTATGCACTTACAACCATTTTTCAAAAAATATGATTACATCGGTGGAAAAGTTTCGGAAGAGCTTTTTAATACAGGGGTATGTTTACCTTCTGATTCAAAAATGACTGATGAAGATCTTTTTAAAGTAGTTAGAATCATAAAAAAGGTGATGACAGGTTGTGAGTAG
- a CDS encoding acetyltransferase encodes MENIVIIGAGGHGKEIAFLIKRLSQYNLVGFYDDSKIGQVVCNVPVISNIDQLELANSPVNAVLGIAEPKIKEQIIKRLSRNSNIRFPNLIDPKAELGINIELGIGNVVMTNATFTADIKVGNFNMFNIGSTVGHDVEIGSYNSIYPSVNLSGGTILSNKAELGVGTKVIQGITIGEGAIIGAGSVVINNIDKHEKVVGVPAKRIGEVKNES; translated from the coding sequence ATGGAAAATATTGTAATTATAGGTGCCGGAGGACATGGGAAAGAGATTGCTTTTTTAATTAAAAGACTCTCTCAATATAACCTAGTTGGTTTTTATGATGATAGTAAAATTGGTCAAGTTGTTTGCAATGTTCCTGTTATTTCGAATATTGATCAACTTGAATTGGCTAACTCCCCAGTAAATGCTGTTTTAGGGATTGCAGAACCTAAAATTAAAGAGCAAATTATAAAAAGGTTAAGTCGAAATAGTAATATTCGTTTCCCAAATTTAATAGATCCAAAAGCAGAATTAGGAATAAATATAGAGCTTGGTATCGGCAATGTGGTAATGACTAATGCAACGTTTACGGCCGATATCAAAGTGGGAAATTTCAATATGTTCAATATTGGAAGCACTGTCGGTCACGATGTTGAAATAGGGTCGTATAATTCTATCTACCCATCCGTTAATTTATCTGGTGGCACTATTCTTTCTAATAAAGCAGAACTAGGGGTGGGGACTAAAGTTATTCAAGGAATTACTATAGGAGAAGGAGCGATAATTGGAGCAGGCAGCGTGGTTATAAATAATATTGACAAACATGAAAAAGTTGTTGGAGTGCCTGCTAAAAGAATAGGAGAAGTAAAAAATGAATCATAG
- a CDS encoding polysaccharide biosynthesis protein, which produces MTRRTKVLVLLLVDSLIILLANIFSYFYLLPYVKITYSFLIKATIAQFCLYIVFGFILNVFTRINRYTNVSEMSAIFGATSMTTLISYLFLTITDDVYSRRFILLTYLVVTFFIISSRLAWRLLIEHQNKKCSPNSNTKKTLIIGAGEAGRILLNSLVNSTTNGDIDVVGFIDDAKDKLNTYLSGVRVLGTTNQIPDIVEKYKIQMITIAIPSLKPEELQKILEVITPLGLPINSMPALEEVASGNITISRLKKIDVVDLLGREEVKLDMIQLADQLTDKVILVTGAGGSIGSEICRQLMKFAPKRLLLLGHGENSIYLIEKELKRLFCAQNTEIVPIIADIQDRKRIFKIIEQYQPDNVYHAAAHKHVPLMETNPTEAVKNNIFGTKNVAEAAKKYGVENFVMISTDKAVNPPNVMGATKRIAEMIVTGLNEVGKTKFCAVRFGNVLGSRGSVIPVFEEQIEAGGPLTVTDFRMTRYFMTIPEASRLVIQAGALANGGEIFILDMGEPVKIYDLARNMIRLSGYQDGQIDIVETGIRPGEKLYEELLVTKEKSSEQVFDKIFIGSVNGFSFSEVLNFVSNLPDDKEKLVGNLIAFANNSSK; this is translated from the coding sequence ATGACAAGAAGAACAAAGGTGTTGGTGTTACTGTTGGTAGATTCGTTAATTATACTATTAGCGAACATATTTTCATATTTTTACTTATTGCCATATGTGAAAATTACATACAGTTTTTTAATTAAGGCGACGATTGCACAGTTTTGCTTATATATAGTTTTTGGTTTTATTTTGAATGTTTTTACACGGATTAATCGATACACAAATGTTAGTGAAATGAGTGCTATTTTTGGTGCTACTAGTATGACGACTCTGATTAGCTATCTATTTTTAACGATCACAGACGATGTCTATAGTCGACGTTTTATCTTATTGACTTATTTAGTTGTTACTTTTTTCATCATTTCAAGTCGCTTGGCTTGGCGCTTGCTTATTGAACATCAAAATAAAAAATGTTCACCAAACAGTAATACAAAAAAAACGTTAATTATTGGTGCTGGTGAAGCTGGTAGAATATTATTGAATAGTTTGGTTAATTCAACAACGAATGGAGACATTGATGTTGTTGGTTTTATTGATGATGCAAAAGATAAATTGAATACATATCTTTCTGGCGTTCGAGTTCTTGGAACCACAAATCAAATTCCTGATATTGTGGAAAAATATAAAATACAAATGATTACTATAGCTATTCCTTCTTTGAAGCCAGAGGAGTTACAAAAAATTTTAGAAGTAATTACACCGTTGGGACTACCAATAAATTCTATGCCTGCTTTAGAAGAAGTTGCATCTGGAAATATTACCATTTCCAGATTGAAAAAAATTGATGTTGTTGATTTATTAGGTCGGGAAGAAGTTAAGTTAGATATGATTCAGTTGGCGGATCAGTTAACAGATAAAGTTATACTTGTTACAGGTGCTGGTGGGTCTATAGGATCTGAAATCTGTCGTCAATTAATGAAGTTTGCTCCCAAAAGATTGTTACTCTTAGGACATGGAGAAAATTCTATTTATCTTATTGAAAAAGAATTAAAACGTCTTTTTTGTGCGCAAAATACCGAAATTGTTCCTATTATTGCAGATATTCAAGATAGAAAAAGAATTTTTAAAATTATTGAACAATATCAACCGGATAATGTTTATCATGCAGCAGCGCATAAGCATGTTCCCTTAATGGAAACAAATCCGACAGAAGCTGTTAAAAATAATATTTTTGGGACAAAAAATGTTGCTGAAGCAGCCAAAAAATACGGTGTGGAAAATTTTGTGATGATTTCTACGGATAAGGCTGTGAATCCACCAAATGTTATGGGGGCAACCAAACGTATAGCCGAAATGATTGTTACTGGATTAAATGAAGTTGGAAAAACAAAGTTTTGTGCTGTTCGATTTGGTAATGTATTAGGCAGTCGTGGCAGCGTGATTCCTGTCTTTGAAGAACAAATCGAAGCAGGGGGTCCCCTTACCGTAACTGATTTTCGGATGACCCGCTATTTTATGACGATTCCTGAAGCGAGCCGTTTGGTTATACAAGCTGGTGCATTGGCAAATGGTGGAGAAATTTTTATTTTAGATATGGGTGAACCAGTAAAAATTTATGATTTGGCTAGGAATATGATTCGGTTAAGTGGATATCAAGATGGTCAGATTGACATTGTAGAAACTGGCATTAGGCCTGGTGAGAAGTTGTATGAAGAGTTGTTGGTGACTAAAGAAAAAAGTTCTGAACAGGTATTTGATAAGATATTTATAGGCAGTGTGAATGGTTTTAGTTTTTCTGAAGTGTTAAACTTTGTTTCTAATTTACCTGATGATAAAGAGAAACTTGTTGGAAATCTTATCGCATTTGCAAATAACTCAAGCAAATGA
- a CDS encoding tyrosine-protein phosphatase has translation MIDLHCHILPGIDDGAQSIEHSLELARMAVKQGITHILCTPHHNNGKYDNPAAKVISCVAALQRELDSRQIPLTLFEGQEVRIGGDLLTQIQNNDILFADLNNRYILIEFPTNEIPSYAETMFFELLKTNHIPIIVHPERNTKFIEDPNILLPFLEMGVLTQLTAPSYVGVFGNKIEKTAKQMVAHNMVYMMASDAHNVEKRGFFMKKAYDAIAKDLGSDHVEAMQQMAKDILNGDDVRRPEFEEIKKKKFGLF, from the coding sequence ATGATTGATTTACATTGTCATATTTTGCCTGGGATTGATGATGGCGCACAATCAATCGAGCATTCACTTGAGTTGGCTAGGATGGCTGTTAAACAAGGAATCACTCATATCTTATGTACGCCGCATCATAATAATGGAAAGTACGATAATCCGGCTGCCAAAGTGATTTCTTGTGTTGCTGCTCTTCAAAGAGAGTTAGATTCTAGGCAGATTCCACTTACGTTATTTGAAGGGCAAGAAGTACGTATTGGAGGTGATCTGCTAACACAAATTCAAAATAATGACATCTTGTTTGCAGATCTTAATAATCGTTATATCTTGATAGAATTTCCTACTAATGAAATTCCATCATACGCAGAAACGATGTTTTTTGAATTATTGAAGACGAATCATATTCCGATTATTGTTCATCCGGAAAGAAATACGAAATTTATTGAAGACCCCAATATTCTATTGCCGTTTTTGGAAATGGGCGTCTTAACTCAATTAACGGCTCCAAGCTATGTTGGTGTGTTTGGAAATAAAATTGAGAAAACTGCAAAGCAAATGGTGGCTCATAACATGGTATATATGATGGCATCAGATGCTCACAATGTGGAAAAACGTGGTTTTTTTATGAAAAAAGCATATGATGCTATTGCTAAAGACCTGGGATCTGACCATGTTGAGGCGATGCAACAAATGGCTAAGGATATCTTAAATGGCGATGATGTCCGAAGACCAGAATTTGAGGAGATTAAAAAGAAAAAATTCGGCTTGTTTTAG
- a CDS encoding CpsD/CapB family tyrosine-protein kinase has protein sequence MTNKIRQQKKQKTRAVSLITLADKSSPISEQYRTIRTNIQYAMVDRDLKTLVITSSGPSEGKSTTSANLAVVFANSGKRVLLVDADMRKPTVAKTFSLDNSRGLSTLLGSRETVLHQVVQPSGIDNLSLMTSGPKPPNPSELLDSRRMGELLRELKQQYDLVIFDMPPVVAVTDAQIVSSKTDGTIMVVRENVSKRDSLLKAKNLLEMVDANILGVVYNGSKNITDQGYYYGS, from the coding sequence ATGACAAATAAAATAAGACAACAAAAGAAACAAAAAACAAGAGCGGTCAGTTTAATCACGCTGGCCGATAAATCATCACCGATTTCAGAGCAATATCGAACCATCCGAACAAATATTCAATATGCCATGGTTGATAGAGATTTAAAAACCTTAGTGATTACTTCCTCTGGTCCTAGTGAGGGGAAATCGACCACTTCGGCAAATCTAGCTGTTGTCTTTGCTAATTCAGGTAAACGTGTATTGTTGGTAGATGCAGATATGCGAAAACCGACTGTAGCAAAAACCTTTTCGTTGGATAATAGTCGTGGTCTTAGTACATTGTTGGGGAGTAGAGAGACTGTGCTTCATCAAGTGGTTCAGCCTTCAGGAATTGATAATTTATCTTTAATGACAAGTGGACCAAAACCGCCAAACCCGTCAGAATTACTTGATTCTAGACGAATGGGAGAACTTTTACGTGAATTAAAGCAGCAATATGATTTAGTTATTTTTGATATGCCGCCTGTTGTAGCGGTAACTGATGCCCAAATCGTGTCTTCAAAAACAGATGGAACGATTATGGTTGTTCGTGAAAATGTGTCTAAAAGAGACTCTCTTTTAAAGGCAAAAAATTTATTAGAAATGGTGGATGCTAATATTCTTGGTGTTGTGTACAATGGATCAAAAAACATAACAGATCAAGGATATTACTATGGTTCATAA
- a CDS encoding YveK family protein, with protein sequence MEETISLQELVGVLKKRIGLIIVSMFLGLGIAGILTYFVITPKYSSQAQLIVRLPQNETTNVNDINGNLQMINTYKDLIKSDTVMAEVQQRMKTEHQNDLSIEELGASVSVNQSQNSQMFSIVSKVTDPVVAQNIANQTALVFQEQAKDMLNVDKITIISSATANVNPVSPNDKLNLLIGLALGIMAGIALAFILELFDKTIKDDRFVEEELGFTILGVVPNMTAKELSAKVIRTPSAPNVSEPRPQMTEAPKPLPKENVKSDESMPARRSRPRV encoded by the coding sequence ATGGAAGAGACAATCAGTTTACAAGAATTAGTCGGAGTATTAAAAAAACGCATTGGGTTGATTATTGTTAGCATGTTTCTAGGCTTAGGAATAGCAGGAATATTGACTTACTTTGTGATCACACCTAAATATAGTTCACAAGCACAATTAATTGTCCGATTACCGCAAAACGAAACAACCAACGTAAATGACATCAATGGGAATTTACAAATGATTAATACGTACAAAGATTTAATCAAAAGTGACACTGTAATGGCAGAAGTGCAACAAAGAATGAAGACAGAGCATCAAAATGATTTATCTATAGAAGAGCTAGGAGCAAGCGTCTCTGTCAATCAATCGCAAAACTCACAGATGTTTTCAATTGTGTCTAAGGTTACAGATCCAGTTGTTGCTCAAAATATAGCAAACCAAACGGCTTTAGTCTTTCAAGAACAAGCAAAAGATATGTTGAACGTGGATAAAATTACAATTATTTCATCGGCGACAGCTAATGTTAATCCAGTTTCTCCGAATGATAAATTGAATTTGTTGATTGGTCTGGCCTTGGGAATAATGGCTGGAATTGCTTTGGCATTCATCTTAGAGTTATTCGATAAAACAATTAAAGATGATCGCTTTGTAGAAGAAGAACTTGGCTTTACCATCTTGGGAGTTGTTCCTAACATGACAGCGAAAGAACTTAGTGCAAAAGTTATTCGAACACCTTCTGCACCAAACGTTTCTGAGCCAAGACCGCAAATGACAGAGGCACCTAAGCCTCTACCAAAAGAAAATGTTAAATCTGATGAATCTATGCCGGCGCGTAGAAGTCGTCCACGAGTTTAA
- the dapF gene encoding diaminopimelate epimerase, giving the protein MNIHMQKVHGSENDFFLIDEMNLEHTFTEQEIDRLRMSLCNRETGLLGGADGLLLVEGSAKSDSLAKMRVINSDGSEASMCGNGLRTVARYLAEKYSKESFSVETMFADLKVRKAPNLAEGVTTYQVEISPVRFETKAIPMKTKRETIIDEVIPELSSTLRFSVVAVPNPHLITFVDHQTMFGSEFERIARYVNGENPIFPDGINVSFVEVLEKNELFVRTFERGVGFTNACGTAMCASSLMHVLLHDGDFGEPIIVKNTGGMVKTLVHEEDAEGYWMELIGNAAITYIISGDLSDLSEGRFDQLNIKETTEQEDYLAFLKLI; this is encoded by the coding sequence ATGAATATACACATGCAAAAAGTTCATGGCTCAGAAAATGATTTCTTTTTGATTGACGAGATGAATTTAGAACACACCTTTACGGAGCAAGAGATTGACCGTTTACGTATGTCATTGTGTAATCGTGAGACTGGTTTACTTGGTGGTGCTGACGGATTGTTACTTGTTGAAGGATCAGCAAAGAGTGATTCATTGGCTAAGATGCGTGTGATAAACAGTGATGGAAGCGAAGCGAGTATGTGCGGCAATGGTTTACGGACAGTTGCTCGTTACCTTGCTGAAAAATATAGTAAAGAATCTTTTTCAGTGGAGACGATGTTTGCGGATTTAAAAGTACGAAAAGCACCTAATCTGGCTGAAGGTGTAACGACCTATCAGGTAGAAATTTCACCAGTCCGCTTTGAAACAAAAGCAATTCCGATGAAGACGAAAAGAGAAACAATTATTGACGAAGTGATTCCTGAATTGTCTTCTACATTGAGGTTTTCAGTAGTGGCTGTTCCAAATCCCCATCTGATTACATTTGTTGATCATCAAACAATGTTTGGCAGTGAATTTGAACGCATTGCAAGGTATGTCAATGGTGAAAATCCAATTTTTCCAGATGGAATCAACGTAAGTTTTGTTGAAGTTTTAGAAAAAAACGAACTATTTGTACGTACATTTGAACGTGGCGTTGGTTTTACGAATGCTTGTGGTACAGCAATGTGTGCAAGTAGCTTAATGCATGTCTTGTTACATGACGGTGATTTTGGAGAACCTATCATTGTGAAAAATACTGGAGGTATGGTCAAAACGTTGGTACATGAAGAGGATGCAGAGGGGTATTGGATGGAATTAATCGGCAATGCGGCGATTACCTACATAATTTCAGGGGACTTATCTGATTTATCTGAAGGTCGATTTGATCAATTGAATATTAAAGAGACAACTGAACAAGAAGACTATCTTGCTTTTTTAAAGTTGATTTAA
- a CDS encoding superoxide dismutase, producing MTYTLPDLPYAYDALAPYIDVETMHLHHDKHHNTYVTNLNAAIEKHPELGTKSVEELISDMDAIPEDIRTAVRNNGGGHANHAFFWEIMAPNAGGAPTGEIKEAIDATFGSFDKLKEEFKTAATGRFGSGWAWLVLNNGKLEVTSTANQDSPLMEGKTPVLGLDVWEHAYYLNYKNVRPEYIDAFWNVVNWNEVNKRFSAAK from the coding sequence ATGACTTACACTTTACCAGATTTACCTTATGCTTATGACGCATTAGCACCTTATATTGATGTAGAAACTATGCACTTACACCATGATAAACACCACAACACATATGTGACGAACTTAAATGCAGCGATTGAAAAACATCCTGAACTAGGAACAAAATCAGTAGAAGAATTAATTTCTGATATGGACGCAATTCCTGAAGATATTCGTACAGCTGTGCGCAACAATGGTGGCGGACATGCAAACCATGCTTTCTTCTGGGAAATTATGGCGCCTAATGCTGGCGGCGCACCAACTGGTGAAATCAAAGAGGCAATTGATGCAACTTTTGGTAGCTTTGATAAACTAAAAGAAGAATTTAAAACAGCTGCTACTGGACGCTTTGGTTCAGGTTGGGCATGGTTAGTTTTAAATAATGGCAAATTGGAAGTTACTTCAACTGCCAACCAAGATTCACCTCTAATGGAAGGCAAAACACCTGTTTTAGGTTTAGACGTTTGGGAACATGCGTATTACTTAAACTACAAAAATGTACGTCCTGAATATATTGATGCATTTTGGAATGTTGTTAACTGGAATGAAGTAAATAAGCGTTTTTCAGCAGCTAAATAA
- a CDS encoding DUF1189 domain-containing protein, with the protein MNSFTLFKSSLFRFSDLRAAKNMPFWKVIFYLVFLSVILALPITKQMFSVMREIKNDGQKIAEKLPDFKIDKGNLHTSKDAEGFIYQTNSIIFTFDPEGKRTVSDISTDSIGNAVSLGLLKDSFVIGLPDSGMAESLFGANQFEVPYTKGSLDGLSSQTIKKSLDTASIPFWIKLLIFIFTLYPTLINLIINLLLIAVGANLYSKIRLYNLRFIDCLKVVTYCATLPVILSSLLHFFNWSFDDSFLIVFISLLIFFFTTSKEERHEPPLV; encoded by the coding sequence ATGAATTCATTTACGCTTTTTAAATCGTCTCTTTTTCGATTTTCTGATCTTCGTGCAGCTAAAAACATGCCTTTTTGGAAAGTTATTTTTTATCTTGTTTTTTTGAGTGTTATTTTAGCCCTTCCGATTACCAAACAAATGTTTTCTGTTATGAGGGAAATTAAGAATGATGGGCAAAAAATAGCCGAAAAACTGCCAGATTTCAAAATTGATAAGGGGAACTTACACACAAGCAAAGATGCAGAAGGATTTATTTATCAGACAAATTCAATTATCTTTACTTTTGATCCTGAAGGAAAACGAACAGTTAGTGATATTTCTACTGATTCGATTGGAAATGCAGTAAGTTTGGGGTTATTGAAAGATTCATTCGTCATCGGATTGCCAGACTCTGGGATGGCAGAATCATTATTTGGTGCCAATCAATTTGAAGTTCCATACACCAAAGGTTCTTTAGATGGATTAAGTAGTCAAACTATCAAAAAGAGCTTAGATACAGCGAGTATTCCCTTTTGGATAAAACTGCTTATTTTTATTTTTACGTTGTACCCAACATTGATTAATTTGATTATTAACTTACTTTTAATTGCGGTCGGAGCAAATCTTTATAGCAAGATTCGCTTATATAACTTACGCTTCATTGATTGTTTGAAAGTTGTGACCTATTGCGCAACGTTACCCGTTATCCTAAGTAGCCTACTCCATTTTTTCAACTGGTCTTTCGATGACAGCTTTTTGATTGTTTTCATTTCTTTATTGATCTTTTTCTTCACAACTAGTAAAGAAGAACGTCACGAACCACCCTTAGTATAA
- the ispG gene encoding flavodoxin-dependent (E)-4-hydroxy-3-methylbut-2-enyl-diphosphate synthase, with protein sequence MGELTHRKNTRQVKIGDLTIGGSDELFIQSMCTTKTHDVEETVAQIKRLEEAGCQIVRVAVPDEAAANALSDIKRQISIPLVADIHFDYRLALKAIEQGVDKIRINPGNIGRKDRVEKVVTACKAKGIPIRIGVNAGSLEKKFLQQYGYPTAEAMVASAVEHIKILEDLEFYDIIVSLKASDVNLAIEAYTLAAQTFDYPLHLGITEAGTKFSGGMKSAAGLGALLSRGIGNTCRVSLSADPVEEIKVAKEVLKAFGLASNAATLISCPTCGRIEIDLIPIANEIEEYIEKIKAPIKVAVLGCAVNGPGEAREADIGIAGGNGKGMLFKKGKIIRTVPEEIMVEELKKEVDLLAAAYARGEEI encoded by the coding sequence ATGGGAGAATTGACCCATCGTAAAAATACACGCCAAGTTAAGATTGGTGATTTAACCATTGGCGGAAGCGACGAATTGTTTATACAAAGTATGTGTACAACCAAAACACATGATGTTGAAGAAACAGTTGCTCAAATCAAACGTTTAGAAGAAGCAGGTTGTCAAATCGTTCGTGTTGCAGTCCCAGATGAAGCGGCTGCTAATGCATTAAGTGATATTAAACGTCAAATTTCAATTCCTTTAGTTGCTGATATTCATTTTGATTATCGATTAGCACTTAAAGCCATTGAACAAGGCGTTGATAAAATTCGAATCAATCCTGGAAACATCGGACGCAAAGATCGTGTTGAAAAAGTTGTTACAGCTTGCAAGGCGAAAGGTATCCCTATTAGAATCGGCGTGAATGCTGGTTCATTGGAGAAAAAATTCCTACAACAATACGGCTACCCAACAGCTGAAGCAATGGTTGCAAGTGCTGTTGAGCATATCAAAATTCTCGAAGATTTAGAATTTTACGATATCATTGTTTCTTTAAAGGCTAGTGATGTCAATTTAGCGATTGAGGCTTATACTTTAGCCGCACAAACATTTGATTATCCTCTACACTTAGGAATCACAGAAGCGGGAACTAAATTTTCTGGTGGGATGAAATCTGCTGCAGGCCTTGGTGCGTTACTTTCCCGCGGAATCGGAAACACTTGTCGTGTCTCACTTTCAGCTGATCCAGTAGAAGAAATCAAGGTAGCAAAAGAAGTGTTAAAAGCCTTTGGTCTTGCCAGTAATGCGGCAACCTTGATTTCTTGCCCAACTTGCGGACGAATTGAAATTGATTTAATCCCTATCGCAAATGAAATCGAAGAATATATCGAAAAAATCAAAGCACCCATCAAAGTAGCTGTTTTGGGGTGTGCAGTAAACGGTCCTGGTGAAGCAAGAGAAGCTGACATCGGTATCGCAGGTGGTAACGGAAAAGGAATGCTTTTCAAAAAAGGAAAAATCATTCGAACTGTTCCAGAAGAAATTATGGTCGAAGAATTGAAAAAAGAAGTTGACTTACTTGCTGCAGCTTATGCGCGCGGAGAAGAAATATAG